The following coding sequences lie in one Arachis hypogaea cultivar Tifrunner chromosome 9, arahy.Tifrunner.gnm2.J5K5, whole genome shotgun sequence genomic window:
- the LOC112712319 gene encoding 3-ketoacyl-CoA synthase 19 has translation MDVLLILCLSLPMLYSIYVLSKLLIINRRGKSCYMLAYECFMPPEDTKLDTDSCTRIVMRNRNLGLEEYRFLLKTIVNSGIGENTYCPRIVLDGREECPTLKDIHDEIDEIMFQTLDNLFKNTGISPSDVDVLVVNVSLFSPSPSLTSRIVNRYKMRENVKSFNLSGMGCSASVVAIDLVQQIFKSYTNSIAVVVSTEDLGAHWYCGRDKMMMLSNCLFRSGGCSMLFTNKPSMKNRAILKLKHMQRTQYGADDEAYSCCIQVEDEQGHSGFRLTKSLVKSAAQALTVNLQEMAPKILPLWERVRFFLVCVRKSIKKGETLRVFEILLGNKNKTKKGSLMNNVLGGGGLNFKAGIEHFCVHPGGRAVIDGVGKGMRLNEYDLEPARMALHRWGNTSAGGLWYVLGYMEAKKRLKKGDRILMISLGAGFKCNNCVWEVMKDLSDQNVWKDSIDSYPPASLANPFKDKYNWINDEDLSFVRFDYTKFSLG, from the coding sequence ATGGATGTTCTTCTCATCTTATGCCTCTCCCTTCCAATGTTGTATTCAATCTATGTCCTCTCCAAGTTACTCATTATCAATCGAAGAGGGAAATCATGTTACATGCTGGCCTATGAATGCTTCATGCCACCAGAGGACACAAAACTCGACACAGATTCCTGCACAAGAATCGTGATGCGCAACAGAAACCTTGGCTTAGAGGAGTACCGATTCCTCCTCAAAACCATCGTCAACTCCGGCATCGGCGAGAACACTTACTGCCCACGAATCGTTCTCGACGGCAGAGAAGAATGCCCCACTCTCAAAGACATTCACGACGAGATCGACGAGATCATGTTCCAAACCCTCGATAACCTCTTCAAAAACACCGGAATCTCTCCCTCCGACGTCGACGTTCTCGTCGTCAACGTCTCCTTGTTCTCCCCCTCGCCTTCCCTCACCTCCAGAATCGTCAACCGCTACAAGATGCGAGAGAATGTTAAGAGCTTCAATCTCTCTGGAATGGGGTGCAGTGCGAGCGTGGTTGCGATTGATTTAGTGCAACAGATCTTTAAGTCTTACACCAACTCCATCGCCGTCGTGGTTAGCACGGAGGATCTCGGTGCTCATTGGTACTGCGGGAGGGACAAGATGATGATGCTCTCTAACTGCCTCTTCCGATCCGGCGGCTGTTCAATGCTCTTCACTAACAAACCAAGCATGAAGAACCGCGCAATCCTCAAACTCAAGCACATGCAGAGAACACAGTACGGTGCAGACGACGAAGCTTACAGTTGCTGCATACAGGTAGAAGACGAGCAAGGCCACTCCGGTTTCCGGTTAACCAAGAGTCTGGTCAAGTCAGCAGCTCAAGCGTTGACCGTTAACCTCCAAGAAATGGCGCCAAAGATTCTCCCTCTCTGGGAACGAGTCAGATTCTTCCTGGTTTGTGTTCGTAAAAGCATCAAGAAAGGCGAAACCTTGAGAGTCTTCGAGATTCTTCTTGGAAACAAGAATAAGACGAAGAAGGGAAGCTTGATGAACAACGTTCTTGGCGGTGGAGGTTTGAATTTCAAGGCGGGGATAGAGCATTTTTGCGTGCACCCCGGAGGGAGAGCGGTTATCGACGGCGTCGGGAAAGGAATGAGGCTGAATGAGTATGACCTTGAGCCGGCGAGGATGGCGCTGCACCGGTGGGGGAACACGTCGGCCGGTGGATTGTGGTACGTTCTTGGGTACATGGAAGCgaagaagaggttgaagaagggaGATAGAATATTGATGATAAGCCTTGGTGCTGGTTTCAAGTGTAATAACTGCGTTTGGGAAGTTATGAAAGATTTGTCGGATCAGAATGTGTGGAAGGACTCCATTGATTCTTATCCTCCTGCTTCTCTCGCCAACCCTTTCAAGGACAAGTACAATTGGATCAACGATGAGGATCTTAGCTTTGTTAGGTTCGATTATACCAAGTTTTCTTTGGGATAA